In Kineococcus sp. NBC_00420, a single genomic region encodes these proteins:
- a CDS encoding GAF and ANTAR domain-containing protein produces MTTDDQGEDVTSDTRPRREPQEVLAELGAIVLGQPLGVVLRRIADLVVACIPGADEVSVTLVDGDKTASAAFTGSLAASLDERQYDDGFGPCLDAAQSGQHLRIDDTAHEELYAGFAAAAARQGVRSTLSIGLPMPQRVLGAINVYRFGAAPLDAEAEQLATAFAGYAAVALANAALYASTADLAVNLQTAMNSRAVIEQAKGVLVGRLGCTPEEAFTHLATQSQHRNRKLRDIATEVVENAAGRPGH; encoded by the coding sequence CCGCAGGAGGTCCTCGCCGAGCTCGGCGCCATCGTGCTGGGCCAACCGCTGGGCGTGGTCCTGCGGCGGATCGCCGACCTCGTGGTCGCGTGCATCCCCGGAGCCGACGAGGTCTCGGTGACGCTGGTGGACGGGGACAAGACCGCCTCGGCGGCCTTCACGGGGTCGCTGGCGGCCTCGCTGGACGAACGGCAGTACGACGACGGGTTCGGGCCGTGCCTGGACGCCGCGCAGAGCGGCCAGCACCTGCGCATCGACGACACCGCCCACGAGGAGCTCTACGCCGGCTTCGCGGCGGCCGCCGCGCGGCAGGGGGTCCGCAGCACCCTCAGCATCGGCCTCCCCATGCCGCAGCGGGTGCTGGGCGCCATCAACGTCTACCGCTTCGGCGCTGCACCCCTCGACGCCGAGGCGGAGCAGTTGGCGACGGCCTTCGCCGGCTACGCGGCCGTCGCGCTGGCCAACGCGGCGCTCTACGCCTCGACGGCCGACCTGGCGGTCAACCTGCAGACCGCCATGAACAGCCGCGCGGTCATCGAGCAGGCGAAGGGGGTGCTCGTCGGCCGTCTGGGCTGCACGCCCGAGGAGGCCTTCACCCACCTGGCGACCCAGTCCCAGCACCGGAACCGCAAGCTGCGCGACATCGCGACGGAGGTCGTCGAGAACGCCGCCGGGCGTCCCGGGCACTAG